The following is a genomic window from Planctomycetia bacterium.
TCGTGCAAAAGGAGAAAGAGCGGAGGTAGCTACATGCCCAGGTTCCGATGGTGACGAGAAAAAGGAGCGTGGCAAGCCAGAACCAGATCCCGAAGATTGGCCTGTTTCGCTGCACTGGTTTTCTCCCGCTAAGAAACGCAATGCGGGCAAATCGTTCTGGTCACGGGATGCTGAATCGTCAAGAGCTTGAACCTCGCAGAAACAAATCGACGAGCAGTAGCCTTGATGGGTGCGTAAATCCCTATTGCGGCAGCGTATCGTCCTCCTCATCCTCATCATCCGTGTACTTCCACGCATCCGCCTCGTCCACGTCGTCGATCTCGTGTTCCATCTGCCGGAACATCTTTTCCTGTAGCGGCTGGATGCGCTTGTACATGGCCAGTGTCGCCTCGTAGGCACTGACCATCCGGTCGAGCTTCTGCGACACCTCCGTCAGCCGCAGCATCTGCCATTTCACCAGGCACTCCGGCTCCTTGATGGTGCCGAAGGGGTCGCATGTGAATTTCATCTGCCCGTCGGGCCCGCGGGAGAAGTGCTCGCAGTCGGTGCATTGGATCATATCGGTTCGCCCCTTTCGGAGAAAATGCCGCGAAGCGCCATCCTGTCGGGCCGTTGACGAGCACGGTCAGGAGCAGGCGCCCGCCCCCTTCCGGTCCACCTAAGGATATCCTCAACCGGCGGAATCGGCACGTTTTGCCGGTTTTTTAGCGGGTTAGCGTGGTGTGTCGGGGCTGTGGCGGCGGTCGCATCAGCCGATGAATCGCTGATCCGCCCCCATAATCCGCAATCCGGGCCCGTTCTCGACACATTAAGTCTTTAGAATACGAGGTTATGCACGAGCCGAGCACGAGCCAGGGTCAGGATCGCTCGCAGCCCGAGCGCGGCAGCGCGCGGGACCGGTTTACCTCGTATTATCGCGAATCGTTCCGAGTGCTTTGGTTCACGGCCGTCGGTATCGTGGGGGATCGGTCGCTGGCCGAAGACGTCGTTCAGGAAGCGGCGATCATCGGTCTCGAAAAGTTTTCCCAGTTTCAGGACGGCACCAGCTTCCCGGCCTGGATGGGTCAAATCGTGCGTCACGTCGCATTGAACAGCATGAGGAAGGAAAACCGCCGGCGCACAAGCCCCCTGGATTCCGACGGCGAGGTTCAATCGCCGATCGGCAGTTCCAAGAACCAGCCCAATGCGAGCGACCCGGCCGCCGACCGGCAGCGGCTCGAAAGCGCGCAGCGCGGTGAGCTTGCGCCCGACCAGGGAGATTTTGACGATCGCGTGGTCCAGGCACTGGGCGAATTGACCCCGGCCGCTCGGGCATGTCTGCTGCTGCGGACGGTCGAACAAATGGAATACCGGGAAATCTCAGGAATACTGGGAATCCCCGAGGGCACGGCGATGAGCCACGTTCATCGCAGTCGTCAATTGCTCCGGGCCAGCTTGGGTAAGGTCAGCCGACCAGGAACGACCGCAGCCAATCCCGACGGCATGCCTCGTGCAACGAGTGAGGAAGCATGAGCGAGCAGGACAAAAAGAAACAGATCGCGAAATGGGTCAACGCCCATGCCGACGGCCTGCTGACGCCGGAGCAGCAGGCGCAGTTCGACCGCGCGCTCGCGTCCAACGCCTACCTTCGCAACGAGGTCGCCAAGCAGGCACGCATCGATGAATCGCTCAAACGCCGGTTCGCCGCCCCTTCCGCCGACGAGGTTCTGCGTCGGGCACTGGGCGAGAACCAGACCGCCGCGCCTGCGAAGAAGGCGAAGAAAGCGCCCAAAGCGCCGCGTCGCGACTGGTCGCCGATGGCGAAGTACGCGTCGCTCGCCGCCGCGGTCCTGCTCATGGCCGGAGCCGGTTCGTGGTATTGGCTCTACCAGCCGGACATCGGCGGCCAGACTCCGGTGGCCCGATCGTCGGGTGCGCCGCCGGTCGGCCCCCAATCGCGCGACTTAAAAGGGGTCTATGACGAGACAGTCGCCTCGGGCTTCACGCCCAAGTGGGTCTGCAAGACGGACAAGCAGTTCTTCCTGACGACCTACAACCGCTTCGGCCGGGGGCTCTTGCTCGCCGGCCTGCCGCCGGACATCAAGGCCCTAGGCTGGTCCTACGGCGTGGCCATCTCTCCTAAGACGGCCTATCTCCTTGCCGACGTGCGTGGTCATAAAGTGGTCGTGTTTATTGACGAGGCCACCTACGACGGCAAACAAAGGTCCCCGGCCGATTGCAGTCTCTACATGCATTACCGTCGGATTGACGACCTCATCCTCTACGAAATCTCCGATCTCGATCAGCCCGCCATGCTCGAGTATTTCTACTCCAAAGACATTCCCGAAGAGTGGAAATCCTCGGTCCTTCGCCCGTGAAAAACCCCTTGTTTCAGCGGTCACCCACCCCCAAAACTTGCACTTGACATTTTGGACCGGCTCGTTTTCCATTATTCTCCAGTTAGAGGGCTATGCAGGCGATCCTTCCTCGGAGCATCCTTTCCTAATGACCCGGCCGCTCGGCCGACGGATTCCCTGAGATATTTTCGCGGCAGCCGCTCTTAGCCTGAGGCCAAACCCATGGAATACACTGACAAGACCCTGATCTGTGTCGATTGTGAAGGCGAGTTCATCCACTCGGCCGACGATCAGGCCCGATACGCCGAGCGCGGGTTCACCAATGAGCCCAAGCGCTGCCGGCCTTGTCGGGACAAGCGGAAGAAGATGGGCGGCGGCGCGAACGGCCCTCGTGGCGGCGGCGGCGGTGGCGGAGGTCGAGGCGGTTTCGGCGGCGGAGGCGGCGGCATGCGCTCCGGTCCTCGCGAGCTGTTCAAGGCCACATGCTCGGAATGCGGCGTCGAGACGGAAGTCCCCTTCCAGCCCAAAGAGGGACGGCCGGTCTACTGCCGCGACTGCTATCGCTCGAAGAAGCCCGGCGGCCCGTCAGATGGCCCTCGCCACGCTGAATTCGACTGAGAATCAATCTGATCCTTTAGCTTTGATCTGATATCGCCGGTTGGGCCGAGCGGCGGGCTATCGATGCGCGCCGTC
Proteins encoded in this region:
- a CDS encoding RNA polymerase sigma factor; translation: MHEPSTSQGQDRSQPERGSARDRFTSYYRESFRVLWFTAVGIVGDRSLAEDVVQEAAIIGLEKFSQFQDGTSFPAWMGQIVRHVALNSMRKENRRRTSPLDSDGEVQSPIGSSKNQPNASDPAADRQRLESAQRGELAPDQGDFDDRVVQALGELTPAARACLLLRTVEQMEYREISGILGIPEGTAMSHVHRSRQLLRASLGKVSRPGTTAANPDGMPRATSEEA
- a CDS encoding zinc-ribbon domain containing protein, with amino-acid sequence MEYTDKTLICVDCEGEFIHSADDQARYAERGFTNEPKRCRPCRDKRKKMGGGANGPRGGGGGGGGRGGFGGGGGGMRSGPRELFKATCSECGVETEVPFQPKEGRPVYCRDCYRSKKPGGPSDGPRHAEFD